A region from the Agrobacterium cucumeris genome encodes:
- a CDS encoding MBL fold metallo-hydrolase — MTQSLSMSRRGLIGAAGATVLGAPLLMARTATAQTNQPQTSMEIKHAMPPETNRFKLGNFEVLVVKDGARAAPNPGETFGTDQSAETVGKLLEDNFLPKEQFVNSFSPVLVNTGSDLVLFDTGFGEAGRGAGNGRLIEGMAAAGYTPEDVTVVVLTHMHGDHIGGLMEKGAPAFSKARYVVGQAEYDFWTDEKRVGTPAEGGHKGVVANVKPLAEKTTFIGDGDNVVSGITGIAAFGHSPGHMIFRVESEGRPLILTADTANHFVLSLQRPDWEVKFDMDKAAAAATRKKVYDMIATDRLPFLGYHMPFPSVGYAEKLDTGYRFVPKSYQFDI, encoded by the coding sequence ATGACCCAATCCTTGAGCATGAGCAGACGCGGCCTCATCGGTGCGGCCGGCGCAACCGTCCTCGGCGCGCCGCTGTTGATGGCGCGCACCGCAACGGCCCAGACCAATCAGCCACAGACCTCCATGGAGATAAAACACGCCATGCCGCCGGAAACCAACCGCTTCAAGCTCGGCAATTTCGAGGTGCTGGTCGTGAAGGACGGCGCGCGCGCCGCACCCAATCCGGGCGAGACGTTCGGCACCGACCAGTCGGCAGAGACGGTCGGCAAATTGCTGGAAGACAATTTTCTGCCTAAAGAGCAATTCGTCAATTCCTTCTCGCCGGTTCTCGTCAATACCGGCTCAGACCTCGTGCTGTTCGACACGGGCTTCGGCGAGGCCGGCCGTGGCGCCGGCAATGGCCGCCTGATTGAAGGCATGGCGGCGGCCGGTTACACACCGGAAGACGTGACCGTGGTGGTGCTGACCCACATGCATGGCGACCACATCGGCGGGCTGATGGAAAAGGGCGCGCCGGCCTTTTCAAAGGCGCGTTACGTGGTCGGCCAGGCGGAATATGATTTCTGGACGGATGAGAAGCGGGTCGGAACACCTGCCGAGGGTGGGCACAAGGGCGTTGTCGCCAACGTCAAGCCGCTGGCGGAAAAGACAACCTTCATCGGTGACGGCGACAATGTGGTGTCCGGCATCACCGGCATTGCGGCCTTCGGCCATTCGCCGGGGCACATGATATTCCGTGTCGAATCGGAAGGCAGGCCGCTGATCCTGACGGCGGATACCGCCAACCACTTCGTCCTGTCGCTGCAAAGGCCGGACTGGGAGGTGAAGTTCGACATGGACAAGGCAGCGGCCGCTGCAACCCGCAAGAAGGTCTATGACATGATCGCCACTGACCGGTTGCCTTTCCTCGGCTATCACATGCCTTTCCCGTCCGTTGGCTATGCGGAAAAGCTGGATACGGGTTATCGTTTCGTGCCGAAATCCTACCAGTTCGACATCTAA
- a CDS encoding MDR family MFS transporter, translated as MNRIIPLILAVALFMEQMDSTVIATSLPAIAKDLNVGPITLKLALTAYMVALAIFIPISGWMADKYGAKKIFRFAIGVFVVGSICCAVSSSVFEFVVSRFLQGMGGAMMTPVGRLVLLRTTKRSELVSAMALLTIPGLVGPLTGPPIGGFITTYFSWHWIFLINVPIGIIGIWLSTIFLPEIETTNPPPMDGKGFVLSGIAASGVVFGVSVVSLPALPPSIGIASTIIGFICGFLYMRHAARHPAPILDFRIFQNATFRAASVGGTIFRISTGAIPFLMPLMLQIGFGLNPFQSGMITFAGAIGAITTKFMAKRVFAATGFKSTLIGAGIVGACTTLANSFFTPDTPYPLIMIFLVTAGFARSFFFTGSNALSYSDIEDSQASQATSMASVLQQISLALGVAFAASILEVSSMMSGTHLQLADFHIAFTIVALVSLFAVVPIIRMDAQAGAAVSGHRGKVSQPAE; from the coding sequence ATGAACCGCATCATCCCCCTCATCCTGGCAGTCGCTCTCTTTATGGAGCAGATGGACTCCACCGTCATCGCCACCTCGCTTCCGGCGATTGCAAAAGATCTCAATGTCGGACCGATCACGCTCAAGCTGGCGCTGACGGCCTATATGGTGGCGCTGGCGATCTTCATTCCCATCAGCGGCTGGATGGCCGACAAATACGGCGCGAAGAAAATCTTCCGTTTCGCCATCGGCGTTTTTGTCGTCGGGTCAATCTGTTGCGCGGTTTCGTCTTCGGTGTTCGAATTCGTCGTCTCGCGGTTCCTGCAGGGCATGGGCGGGGCGATGATGACGCCTGTCGGGCGCCTCGTGCTGCTGCGCACGACCAAGCGTAGTGAACTCGTTTCCGCCATGGCGTTGCTGACGATACCGGGGCTTGTCGGGCCGCTCACCGGCCCACCGATTGGCGGCTTCATCACCACCTATTTTTCATGGCACTGGATTTTCCTGATCAACGTGCCGATCGGCATCATCGGCATCTGGCTCTCGACCATCTTCCTGCCGGAAATCGAGACCACCAACCCGCCACCGATGGACGGCAAGGGGTTCGTGCTGTCAGGCATCGCCGCCTCGGGCGTGGTGTTCGGTGTGTCGGTGGTCAGCCTTCCGGCCCTGCCGCCGAGCATCGGTATCGCCTCGACGATCATCGGTTTCATCTGCGGATTTCTTTACATGCGCCACGCCGCGCGCCATCCCGCCCCCATTCTGGATTTTCGCATTTTCCAGAATGCGACGTTCCGGGCGGCCTCCGTCGGCGGCACAATCTTCCGCATTTCGACGGGCGCCATTCCCTTCCTGATGCCGCTGATGTTGCAGATCGGCTTCGGGCTCAATCCGTTCCAGTCGGGCATGATCACCTTTGCCGGCGCGATTGGCGCGATCACCACGAAATTCATGGCCAAGCGGGTGTTTGCGGCAACCGGGTTCAAGTCAACGCTGATCGGGGCCGGCATTGTCGGCGCCTGCACGACGCTTGCCAACAGCTTCTTCACGCCTGATACGCCCTACCCGCTGATCATGATCTTTCTGGTCACCGCAGGATTTGCCCGGTCGTTCTTCTTCACCGGATCGAACGCGCTCAGCTATTCCGATATCGAGGACAGCCAGGCCAGCCAAGCAACTTCAATGGCTTCGGTGCTGCAACAGATCAGCCTGGCGCTGGGCGTGGCTTTCGCCGCCTCCATTCTGGAAGTCAGCAGCATGATGTCCGGCACGCATCTGCAACTTGCCGATTTCCACATCGCCTTCACCATCGTGGCGCTGGTGTCGCTGTTCGCCGTCGTGCCGATCATCCGCATGGACGCACAGGCAGGCGCGGCCGTCTCCGGCCACCGCGGCAAGGTTTCGCAACCGGCGGAGTGA